One window of Pyrus communis chromosome 12, drPyrComm1.1, whole genome shotgun sequence genomic DNA carries:
- the LOC137709715 gene encoding AT-hook motif nuclear-localized protein 26-like encodes MNTHSLPPPFHSRDFHLHHQQQNPQFLHQQQNSEDEQTGSSGLNKGQKRERDIDDNDSGGNGGELGKELNVTMSGGDGSEMTRRPRGRPAGSKNKPKPPIIITRDSANALRSHVMEIADGCDILESVATFARRRQRGVCIMSGTGTVTNVTLRQPASPGSIVTLHGRFEILSLAGSFLPPPAPPATTGLTIYLAGGQGQVVGGSVVGTLIASGPVVIMAASFSNAAYERLPLEEDEGQLPMQGGGGSVGSPTGAGHQNQQQQLLAEAANSNAPLFHGLPSNLLNSMQLPAEAAYWATGRPAF; translated from the coding sequence ATGAACACCCATTCCCTTCCCCCTCCTTTCCATTCGAGAGATTTCCACCTGCATCACCAGCAGCAGAATCCTCAGTTCCTCCACCAGCAACAGAATTCCGAAGACGAGCAAACAGGAAGCAGTGGCCTTAACAAAGGACAGAAGAGAGAGCGGGATATCGACGACAATGACAGCGGTGGCAATGGAGGCGAATTAGGCAAAGAGCTCAATGTCACCATGTCCGGTGGTGATGGATCAGAAATGACGAGAAGGCCCCGAGGGAGACCTGCCGGATCCAAGAACAAGCCTAAGCCCCCCATCATCATCACCCGGGACAGCGCCAATGCGCTCCGCTCCCACGTCATGGAGATTGCCGACGGGTGTGACATACTGGAGAGTGTCGCCACCTTTGCTCGCAGGCGCCAGAGAGGCGTCTGCATTATGAGCGGGACCGGCACAGTCACGAATGTGACCCTCAGGCAGCCCGCCTCCCCAGGCTCCATAGTGACCTTGCACGGTCGATTCGAGATCTTGTCACTGGCGGGATCATTTCTTCCCCCACCAGCCCCGCCTGCCACGACTGGTTTGACCATATATCTGGCAGGAGGGCAAGGGCAAGTAGTAGGGGGAAGCGTTGTGGGGACGCTAATTGCATCTGGCCCCGTTGTCATCATGGCAGCTTCGTTTAGCAACGCGGCATATGAGCGGCTTCCACTAGAGGAAGACGAGGGTCAACTGCCAATGCAAGGTGGAGGTGGAAGTGTTGGTTCTCCAACCGGAGCTGGTCATCAGAACCAGCAGCAACAACTTTTGGCTGAAGCTGCGAACTCAAATGCACCTCTTTTTCATGGGTTGCCTTCCAATCTTCTGAATTCCATGCAATTGCCAGCCGAGGCAGCGTACTGGGCTACCGGCCGCCCGGCATTCTAA
- the LOC137710989 gene encoding kinesin-like protein KIN-UA, giving the protein MAASGGYNYRYGSQRGALRVDRPLSVNSNPKSSVKSKSLPASGPRRNSTGSTGGGGATGAAASKNDNTGVLGRVRVALRLRPRNGEEMVADADFADCVELQPELKRLKLRKNNWDTDTYEFDEVLTEFASQKRVYEVVAKPVLESVLEGYNGTVMAYGQTGTGKTYTLGQLGEEDTAARGIMVRAMEDILADVSLESDSLSVSYLQLYMETIQDLLDPANDNISIVEDPKTGDVSVPGASLVEIRDQQSFVELLRLGEAHRFATNTKLNTESSRSHAILMVNVKKSVKGRDSALSSQNGNNSHMVKSLKAPVVRKSKLVVVDLAGSERIDKSGSEGHTLDEAKSINLSLSALGKCINALAENSSHVPVRDSKLTRLLRDSFGGTARTSLVVTIGPSPRHRGETASTIMFGQRAMKVENMLKLKEEFDYKSLARRLDIQLDKIIAEHERQQKVFEDEMERISIEAQNRISEVEGNYTDVLEKERLKYQKDYMESIKKLEEQLVMTQRKHGSEKITNGHEDDVFNVASSKESCRLHVEEIDDLTKLLQKETMLRKAVEEEVHNLKSQLTQWKRSEAAGNSEILKLRKMLEDEEHQKEKLEGEIARLHSQLLQRSFEADETSQQLDRSGAEKIGALESLMTQVRKPQLKDSGNEEKASIAKLFEQVGLQKILSLLEAEDNDVRIHAVKVVANLAAEEANQEKIVEAGGLTSLLMLLKNFEDETIHRVAAGAIANLAMNEINQELIMTQGGISLLSMTAANGEDPQTLRMVAGAIANLCGNDKLQNKIRGEGGIKALLGMVRCGHPDVLAQVARGIANFAKCESRASTQGTKTGKSFLIEDGALAWIVQNANNEAAPIKRHIELALCHLAQHEVNAKDMITSGALWELVRISQDCSREDIRTLAYRTLTSSPTFQAELRRLRIDN; this is encoded by the exons ATGGCGGCGTCGGGCGGGTATAATTACCGATATGGCAGTCAGAGGGGTGCTTTGAGGGTGGATAGGCCTCTCTCTGTAAATTCCAATCCCAAGTCTTCTGTCAAATCCAAGTCTTTGCCTGCTTCTGGGCCACGCCGGAACAGCACCGGCTCCACTGGCGGCGGTGGCGCTACTGGAGCTGCTGCTTCTAAGAATGATAATACAGGAG TTCTTGGAAGAGTTCGAGTAGCTCTAAGATTGCGACCACGTAATGGGGAGGAAATGGTTGCAGATGCTGATTTTGCGGACTGTGTAGAGTTGCAACCAGAG CTAAAAAGGTTGAAACTTCGGAAAAACAATTGGGACACAGATACTTATGAGTTCGATGAAGTGCTCACAGAGTTTGCATCCCAAAAACGTGTTTATGAAGTAGTGGCAAAGCCTGTTCTTGAG AGTGTTCTGGAAGGTTACAATGGAACGGTCATGGCATATGGTCAGACCGGTACAGGGAAAACATATACTCTTGGACAACTTGGAGAGGAAGACACTGCTGCTCGTGGAATAATGGTTCGTGCTATGGAGGATATTTTAGCAGATGTATCTCTGGAGTCCGATTCTTTGTCAGTCTCGTATTTGCAG CTTTACATGGAAACCATACAGGACCTACTTGATCCTGCTAATGACAACATTTCTATAGTGGAAGACCCAAAGACCGGTGATGTCTCAGTACCAGGGGCTAGCTTAGTCGAAATCAGGGACCAGCAGAGTTTCGTAGAACTACTAAGATTAGGGGAAGCCCACCGCTTTGCtacaaatacaaaattgaaTACTGAATCTTCCCGCAGTCATGCTATTCTGATG GTAAACGTAAAGAAATCTGTGAAGGGAAGAGATTCAGCTCTTTCAAGCCAAAATGGGAACAATTCTCACATGGTAAAAAGTCTAAAGGCTCCTGTTGTTCGAAAGAGCAAGCTGGTTGTAGTGGATCTTGCTGGTTCAGAGCGCATTGACAAATCAG GAAGTGAAGGACATACACTAGACGAAGCCAAATCAATCAATCTCTCCTTAAGTGCACTGGGAAAGTGCATTAATGCATTGGCAGAGAATAGTTCACATGTTCCAGTTCGAGATTCCAAACTCACAAGATTGCTTCGGGATTCATTTGGAG GCACAGCAAGAACTTCACTGGTTGTTACTATTGGTCCATCCCCACGTCATCGAGGAGAGACAGCTAGCACTATTATGTTTGGACAGCGG GCTATGAAAGTGGAAAATATGTTGAAATTGAAGGAAGAATTCGACTACAAAAGTTTGGCCAGGAGGCTAGATATACAACTAGACAAAATCATTGCAGAACATGAGAGGCAGCAGAAGGTATTTGAGGATGAGATGGAAAGAATAAGCATAGAAGCACAAAATCGGATCTCAGAGGTTGAAGGGAACTACACAGACGTGCTGGAG AAGGAAAGATTGAAATATCAGAAAGACTATATGGAATCAATAAAGAAGCTCGAAGAGCAGTTGGTGATGACTCAGAGAAAGCATGGCAGTGAAAAAATCACAAATGGACATGAGGATGATGTCTTTAACGTGGCATCAAGCAAAGAG AGTTGCAGGCTGCATGTTGAGGAAATTGATGACCTAACAAAGTTGCTCCAGAAAGAGACTATGCTCAGGAAGGCTGTTGAGGAGGAAGTGCATAATCTTAAAAGTCAATTGACTCAGTGGAAAAGGTCAGAG GCAGCTGGAAATTCAGAGATCTTAAAGCTTCGTAAGATGTTGGAAGATGAGGAACATCAGAAGGAGAAACTTGAAGGAGAAATAGCAAGACTACACAGTCAGTTGTTGCAACGAAGTTTTGAAGCTGATGAG ACAAGTCAACAACTAGACAGGAGTGGGGCTGAAAAAATTGGTGCTCTTGAGTCCCTTATGACTCAAGTTAGGAAACCGCAGCTTAAAGATTCAGGAAATGAGGAGAAGGCCTCGATAGCAAAACTCTTTGAGCAAG TGGGATTGCAAAAGATCTTGTCATTGCTTGAAGCAGAAGATAATGATGTGAGGATTCATGCTGTTAAAGTTGTAGCAAATCTTGCTGCCGAAG AAGCAAATCAGGAGAAAATCGTAGAAGCTGGTGGTCTTACATCCTTGTTGATGctacttaaaaactttgaggaTGAAACCATACATAGAGTTGCAGCTGGTGCAATCGCAAATCTAGCTATGAATG AAATCAACCAGGAGCTGATTATGACTCAAGGGGGAATTAGTTTGTTATCCATGACAGCAGCCAACGGTGAAGATCCCCAAACTCTTCGAATGGTTGCTGGAGCCATTGCTAATCTATGCGGAAATG ATAAATTACAGAATAAGATAAGGGGTGAAGGTGGCATCAAGGCGTTGTTAGGAATGGTCAGATGTGGACATCCTGATGTTCTTGCACAAGTTGCTCGAGGAATAGCGAACTTCGCAAAATGCGAGTCTAGAGCATCTACACAAG GTACCAAGACTGGAAAGTCTTTTCTGATTGAAGATGGCGCACTTGCATGGATTGTACAGAATGCTAACAATGAAGCCGCGCCAATCAAACGCCATATTGAACTTGCACTCTGTCATTTAGCTCAACATG AAGTGAATGCTAAAGACATGATCACTAGCGGTGCCCTGTGGGAGCTGGTCCGCATTTCTCAAGATTGTTCACGCGAAGACATAAGAACTCTTGCATATCGAACGCTAACTTCAAGCCCTACCTTCCAAGCTGAACTAAGGCGGCTACGGATTGATAACTAA